The proteins below come from a single Deltaproteobacteria bacterium genomic window:
- a CDS encoding serine protease yields the protein MRRSLAMFCTVLLSFMLCSWVEAQDQIRDLVVKIHATTHSPDLLKPWTKNSPQQIKGSGVVIDGKRILTNAHVVKYASQIYVQPNQSATYIPARVEAMTPGMDLAILKLDDESFFTNRGSLSFAQELPRVKDNINVYGYPTGGTELSVTQGIVSRIEYTDYYYQAAGLRIQVDAALNFGNSGGPAVSDGKLVGLVFSLIQNAQNIGYLIPVEEIQLFLKDVADGRCDGKPQTFDMIQTVENEALRQRLGLPKGVNGVMIAQPYRNDPDYPLKEWDVLTRIGNTPIDSDGKVAIRYDLRLSASYLVQKYAQNGLLPITVFRNGKLIDINLPVRSNRELVIPYLLDAQPRFFIFGPFVFSATTQDYLERLGKQRTAAFGQQPSPLVTRRYDKPAFENEELIVVASPLFPHRITRGYDDPNRAVLGEVNGIKVKNLRHLVELLRDNRDEQISFKFAASGVLNHETMVFNRKDLMEATGKILEENGIRYPASPELRPVWEATAPMEKQSAQSTCCEPVRAVR from the coding sequence ATGCGCCGAAGCCTGGCAATGTTTTGCACCGTTTTGCTGTCTTTCATGCTCTGTTCTTGGGTCGAGGCTCAGGACCAAATCCGCGACCTGGTGGTCAAGATTCACGCCACCACCCATTCTCCCGATCTGCTCAAACCGTGGACCAAAAATAGCCCCCAGCAAATCAAGGGCTCCGGCGTGGTCATCGACGGCAAACGCATTTTGACCAACGCCCACGTGGTCAAATACGCCAGCCAGATTTACGTCCAGCCCAATCAGTCGGCCACCTACATCCCGGCGCGGGTCGAGGCGATGACGCCGGGCATGGACTTGGCGATCCTCAAACTGGACGACGAATCTTTTTTCACTAACCGTGGCTCGCTGTCCTTTGCCCAAGAACTGCCGCGGGTGAAGGACAACATCAACGTCTACGGCTATCCCACCGGCGGCACCGAGTTATCGGTCACTCAGGGCATCGTCTCGCGTATCGAGTACACCGATTATTATTATCAAGCGGCAGGTCTGCGCATTCAGGTCGACGCCGCGCTCAACTTCGGCAACAGCGGCGGGCCGGCGGTGTCGGACGGCAAACTGGTCGGCCTGGTCTTCAGTCTGATCCAGAACGCGCAAAACATCGGCTATCTAATCCCCGTCGAAGAGATTCAGCTATTCTTGAAAGACGTCGCCGACGGCCGATGCGACGGCAAGCCGCAGACCTTCGACATGATCCAGACCGTCGAGAACGAAGCCCTACGCCAACGTCTCGGCCTGCCTAAGGGCGTCAACGGCGTGATGATCGCCCAGCCTTATCGCAACGACCCGGACTACCCACTGAAGGAATGGGATGTGCTAACGCGCATCGGCAACACGCCCATCGATAGCGACGGCAAGGTGGCGATCCGCTACGACCTGCGCCTCTCGGCATCTTATCTCGTGCAGAAATACGCCCAGAACGGCCTGCTGCCGATCACGGTTTTTCGTAACGGTAAATTGATTGATATCAACTTGCCGGTGCGCAGTAATCGCGAGCTGGTGATTCCTTATCTACTCGATGCTCAACCGCGCTTTTTTATCTTCGGCCCGTTTGTCTTTTCGGCGACCACCCAGGACTACCTGGAACGGCTCGGCAAACAACGCACCGCCGCCTTCGGCCAGCAGCCAAGCCCATTGGTCACGCGCCGCTATGACAAACCGGCTTTCGAGAACGAAGAACTCATCGTCGTCGCGTCGCCGTTGTTTCCGCACCGCATCACCCGCGGCTATGACGATCCCAACCGCGCCGTGCTCGGCGAGGTCAACGGCATCAAAGTCAAAAACCTGCGCCACTTGGTCGAACTGCTGCGCGACAACCGCGACGAACAGATCAGCTTCAAGTTCGCCGCCTCAGGCGTCTTGAACCACGAGACCATGGTCTTCAACCGCAAAGATCTGATGGAAGCCACCGGCAAAATCCTCGAAGAGAACGGCATCCGCTATCCAGCCTCGCCGGAACTGCGCCCGGTCTGGGAAGCTACGGCGCCGATGGAAAAACAATCGGCACAAAGCACCTGCTGCGAACCGGTGCGAGCGGTGCGATAG
- a CDS encoding class I SAM-dependent methyltransferase: protein MAQPHTTNILSPDDLAATSTRTVNHYDQRAEIFWRDTRDHDVSQNIDALLQSLNGAPPFRVLDFGCGPGRDLKVFTDLDHEAIGVEGSARFADMARQYSGCAVWQQDFLNLDLPAEHFDGIFANASLFHIASQELPRVLRQLHATLKPNGMLFSSNPRGDNQEGWSGERYGCYYDWPRWQVLLTATGFAEVRHYYRPPGLPQEQQPWLASLWRKPIR from the coding sequence ATGGCTCAGCCACACACTACAAACATTCTTTCCCCCGACGATCTCGCCGCCACTTCGACGCGCACGGTCAATCATTACGATCAGCGCGCCGAGATTTTCTGGCGCGACACGCGCGATCACGATGTCAGTCAAAATATCGATGCTTTGCTGCAAAGCTTGAACGGCGCGCCGCCTTTTCGCGTCCTCGATTTCGGCTGCGGTCCGGGGCGGGATTTAAAAGTTTTCACCGACCTCGACCATGAAGCGATCGGTGTCGAAGGCTCGGCGCGCTTCGCCGATATGGCGCGCCAATACAGCGGCTGCGCTGTCTGGCAACAAGACTTTCTCAACCTCGACCTGCCCGCGGAACACTTCGACGGCATTTTCGCCAACGCCTCGTTGTTTCATATCGCGAGTCAAGAATTGCCGCGCGTGCTGCGCCAGCTTCACGCCACGCTGAAACCCAACGGCATGCTGTTCAGCTCCAACCCACGCGGCGACAATCAAGAGGGTTGGAGCGGCGAGCGCTACGGTTGCTACTACGATTGGCCGCGCTGGCAAGTATTATTGACGGCCACTGGATTCGCCGAGGTGAGACACTACTACCGCCCACCAGGCCTGCCCCAAGAACAGCAACCCTGGCTGGCATCGCTCTGGCGCAAGCCCATCCGCTAG
- a CDS encoding D-2-hydroxyacid dehydrogenase family protein, giving the protein MTNANFKVAILDDFEKIAETVPAFAQLKARAEITVLRERLDSSEKIVSRLSDFDALLLMRERTFLSDKEYRQLPKLKFIAQTGRTSKHLDLANATERNIAIAGTPSDNGTTTKELTVALILALARKIPQVNQRMREELWPALTGAMLEGKTIGVLGLGRIGNEVARIMKAFNTRVLGWSRSLTPEKAALVGAESVSMETLLKESDFITVHVQFNQQTVGLIGAKEIALMKRGAYLINTGRGPIIDEKAMLDALTSGQLGGVGLDVYDKEPLPMDHPLRRFDNAILMSHRGYATLEILSERYQQALTNILDYLDGKTLPLINPDVKIRNAAEN; this is encoded by the coding sequence ATGACCAATGCGAATTTTAAAGTGGCGATCCTCGACGACTTCGAGAAGATCGCCGAAACCGTGCCGGCCTTCGCGCAGCTCAAGGCGCGCGCCGAGATCACGGTCCTGCGCGAGCGGCTCGACTCTAGCGAAAAGATCGTTTCACGGCTGAGTGACTTCGACGCGCTTTTGCTCATGCGCGAGCGGACATTTTTAAGCGACAAAGAATATCGCCAGCTACCGAAGTTGAAATTTATCGCCCAGACTGGCCGCACCAGCAAGCACTTGGATCTCGCCAACGCGACCGAGCGCAACATCGCAATCGCCGGCACGCCGAGCGATAACGGCACGACGACCAAGGAGCTGACCGTCGCCTTGATTCTCGCCCTGGCGCGAAAGATTCCCCAGGTCAATCAGCGCATGCGCGAAGAGCTTTGGCCGGCGCTCACCGGCGCCATGCTCGAAGGCAAAACCATCGGTGTCCTCGGCCTCGGCCGCATCGGCAACGAAGTCGCGCGCATCATGAAAGCGTTCAACACCCGGGTCCTCGGCTGGTCGCGCAGCCTGACGCCGGAAAAGGCCGCTTTAGTCGGCGCCGAGTCGGTGTCCATGGAAACGCTGCTCAAGGAATCGGACTTCATCACCGTGCATGTTCAATTCAACCAGCAAACCGTCGGCTTGATCGGCGCCAAGGAAATCGCTCTGATGAAACGCGGCGCTTATCTAATCAACACCGGCCGCGGCCCGATTATCGATGAGAAAGCGATGCTCGATGCCCTCACCAGCGGCCAATTGGGCGGCGTCGGTCTCGACGTCTACGACAAAGAGCCCTTGCCGATGGATCATCCGCTGCGCCGCTTCGACAACGCGATTCTGATGTCCCATCGTGGCTACGCCACGTTGGAGATTCTTAGCGAACGCTACCAGCAAGCGCTGACCAATATTCTCGATTATCTCGACGGCAAAACTCTGCCGCTGATCAACCCCGATGTAAAAATCCGCAACGCCGCGGAAAATTAA